The Silene latifolia isolate original U9 population chromosome Y, ASM4854445v1, whole genome shotgun sequence sequence ggtaagatagtcttgaACGTCGCATGTTCAGGTGAGTATGCGAATACTTATTATAAAACCTTCAGTATAAAGAGAAATTATTAAAGATTGCACTAAAAAAAACGGTATGTTTTAAATTTCTTAAATTAGGTATTGCGGCATTACTACTGCCAGGAGGTAGGACAGCTCATAGCAGACTAGCCATCCCTATTGACTTATTCGACGACTCTACATGTAACATAGGGCACAAGAGCCAACTTGTCGAGCTCCTTAGGGAGACGTCTTTAATTATATGGGTTGAGGCACCAATAGATCACAGATTTGCTTTTGAAGCAGTAAATCTTACAATGAGAGACATAGTTGCATTTAAAGATAAAGGAGCAAGATTTAAGCTCTTTGGCGGGAAGACGATCCTACTTGGTGGGGACTTCCGACAAGTATTGCCTATAATAACCAAGGGAAGAAGGCAAGATGTAGTGCAAGCATCGATTAGCAGATCGTACATATGGAATGAATGTACGATAGACACGCTTAAGAAAAGCATGAGAGTTTCAGAGTGTAACAGTGATCGGGAAAAGCGAGAAAGAAATCGAGCATTTAATAAGTGGTTGCTAGCCATGGGAGATGGAACGTTAGAAGCCAAGGCAGAAGAGAATGACACGAAAGAAACATGGATAGAGATACCTGAACAATACATTGGTAGTAAGGGACCATTAAACATTGAGGTAGTAGTTAATCAGATGTACCCAGATTTTGCGAGCAGACATAAAAACAAAGAATATCTAAGAGAAAGAGCAGTACTCACTCCCTTAAATGAGACAGCCGACATGATAAACAACCACATGGGGAGCTTGGTGCCGGGTGAGGAGGTGCTCTACCGGAGTTGTGATGAAGTTTGCACAGCATCAACTGAATCTGATGACCAGTTTTCATCTTATCCAACAGAGTACTTGAACAGCCTCAACTTACAAGGGTTGCCACACCATTAGTTAAAGCTTAAAATAGGGATGCCAGTAATGCTGCTGAGAAACATAAACCTGTCACATGGGTTATGTAATGGTACACGTCTAATTATAACTCACCTTGGAAAGTTTATAGTCGAGGGGAAAATAATACATGTTCAAAGTTGGGTGAAAAAGTTATTATACCAAGGATAATAATGACTACATCATACATAAAAATTCCGTTCGAACTTAAGAGAAGGCAATAACCCCTAAAACCTTGTTATGCAATGACGATTAACAAAAGTCAAGGACAAACCCTGGAGCATGTAGGAATTTATTGCTACGATATTTAGTCATGGACAATTATATGTAGCAGCTTCGAGGACGACCTCCCCAGAAGGTCTAAAATTCTTCATCGACGATACAACACAAGAGTTCAAAGGACACACGAGGAATATCGTCTATAAAGAAGTATTTAACAATCTACACTCTTTATCGTGAAAGGTCAATTCTATGCAGGTTTATTGGTTTTTGGACAGTTGTGTAGACTTCTGGACACCGAAGTAATATTAAACCTTCAAGTTTAAGAAGTCTGGACGAAACTTACGTACATTAAATAGACAATAATCTCTCCATTATTTACCTATTGTATTTAAATCCGTAAGTCCGATATTTAGTAAGATATTTATAAAAGCAATTGCAGTAATAAGATTATTTTGGCAAAAAACCGAAACATACAACCATAAGCCAACTAATTAAGATTACACCTAGAAGAACAATAGGCCCAGACAAGAAGAAAAAGTAGAATTGGGAGATAATGAAGGGGAACATAACTGAGTTGGACGGGCCTTTAAGGGAAGATACGAAACCAGCAAGTCAGGAACGAGGGTAGGTAACATCGGCTTCATCAAATCGCCATTTCGTATGTAACGTTGTTGTTGAACAACGGAGCACCAGCAGCAAATACAAACTCCTATACAGCAAACCCGATTGATGAAACCTTATACAACAACCCCGATCGATGAAACCCTATACTGCAACCGCATCCGAAGAATTGAAAATTCCTAATTTGAGGTTTTGCAAGTCGAATCGAGAGTTAAATACAACAGTTATAACAAATTAAAAGATAGATTCAAACAATCGTACAGATGTAAACAAACTTACATAGCAGATAGATGTTGGAGTAATCGAAATTGGAAAGGAGTAAATGGAGGATGAGGATTCATTATTAGGCTACTGAAAGTGGGACGTAGGATGTAAATAGATCATAGTTTGGGGAGGAGATTGACGGAGATTAATCTGAGGGTTGCGGTGTTGTATTGGGGTTGATGGGTGGTGATGCGTAATTCGGCAGGTTGAAGACGGAGGTGAGTTGAGTGGGATAgcaagagcaagtccaatggtgtagcttaggaacttgcttgcaatttcttaaaattgcaacCTATTTGCTACACCATTGGAGAAGGTTTTGTAAATTAGCTTGGCTTAAGCTAGTAGCTTCATCAAGCTACTTGCTTAGATGGGTCCACTTACCAAATAACCAATAGAAAATTAGCTTCAATAATTTTTTATTAATTCTTATTATTTCATTTACAATTTTTTTATGTTTAGGAAAAAATAATTTTCTAATAAACCATTGGAATAGTTTACTAGCTTAGAATGGTATTAGCTTAAAGGGATAAGGTGGAATTGTCAAGCTAGTTGATTGTTGCTTACCATTGTACTTGCTCTTACACGTCCAAAAGAAAAGGGTAATcatcaaaagaaaacaaaaaaaaggtgTAAATTTAAGTGGATGTAATgagttttaatttgttttacgactATTTGCACTTCCATAGTACAAGGTTCATTTATTAATAGAAAAATCATTGTACTTTGGCTAATTGATTAACAACATTTGTACAAAAGTTTTTCATTAGGTTGGTCAAATGGGATTTCTTGTGAAACTATTAAATATCTATTATTAAAGAATGAGGAAATTTAACGAATTAATGACCATCTATCACACCTGTTTTACTCCGTCTAAGTCCGATAATACAAGATAATCTGCTACTTATACGCAAGTTCCATGAGAGTATTTGCTCGGATCTAATTTTTTTCATTCATACAAGAGCACCAAACAacaggcccgtgcatcgcacgggca is a genomic window containing:
- the LOC141632134 gene encoding uncharacterized protein LOC141632134, which encodes MPLPKFEDINGLENKLIRDEHLYDRKQMASEWTQKVQQLNVEKRLVYVKVIAAVENETGGVIFLYGHGGTGKTFLYRAISAKVRSEGKIVLNVACSGIAALLLPGGRTAHSRLAIPIDLFDDSTCNIGHKSQLVELLRETSLIIWVEAPIDHRFAFEAVNLTMRDIVAFKDKGARFKLFGGKTILLGGDFRQVLPIITKGRRQDVVQASISRSYIWNECTIDTLKKSMRVSECNSDREKRERNRAFNKWLLAMGDGTLEAKAEENDTKETWIEIPEQYIGSKGPLNIEVVVNQMYPDFASRHKNKEYLRERAVLTPLNETADMINNHMGSLVPGEEVLYRSCDEVCTASTESDDQFSSYPTEYLNSLNLQGLPHH